Genomic DNA from Streptomyces venezuelae:
CTTCACCGACCTGATCGAGCGGCCCGACGGCGGGGTCCGCCGCGACGCCGAGGAACGCCGGGAGCGGCAGTCCGTGCCACCCGGCTCGCTGGGCCGTCTCGACGAGCTCGGCGAGTGGCTCGCGGCGGCCCAGTCCGCGGTGCCGGTGCGACCGGTCGAGCAGCCGCGCGTGGTCCTCTTCGCGGGTGACCACGGCGTCTCCGAGCTGGGTGTGTCGGCGCGGCCCGCGGGCGGCGCCGCCGCTCTCGTGCGTTCCGTGCTGGCCGGTGAGACCCCGGCGGCCGTCCTCGCGCGGCGCCTGGAGGTACCGGTCCGCGTCGTCGACATGGCACTGGACTGCGACCCCGCGGAGCTGCCCGCCGAGGTGGCGGGCCACCGGGTGCGGCGCGGTTCCGGCCGGATCGACGTCGAGGACGCGCTGACCGCCGAGGAGGCCGAGCAGGCGCTGCGCGCGGGCATGGCCGTCGCCGACGAGGAGGCGGACTCGGGCACCGATCTTGTCGTCCTCGGCGATGTGAGCGTGGGCGGCACGACGCCCGCCGCGACGCTGGTCGCCGCGTTGTGCGGGACCGACGCCTCGGTGGTGACCGGGCGGGGCGGCGAGCCCATCGACGACCTGGCGTGGATGCGCAAGTGCGCGGTGGTGCGGGACGCGCTGCGGCGGGCCAGGCCCGTGCTCGGCGACCAACTGGAGCTGCTGGCGGCGGTGGGCGGCGCGGACGTCGCGGCGATGACGGGCTTCCTGCTGCAGTGCGCGGTGCGCCGCACGCCGGTGATCCTGGACGGTG
This window encodes:
- the cobT gene encoding nicotinate-nucleotide--dimethylbenzimidazole phosphoribosyltransferase — its product is MSSLNLDDFTDLIERPDGGVRRDAEERRERQSVPPGSLGRLDELGEWLAAAQSAVPVRPVEQPRVVLFAGDHGVSELGVSARPAGGAAALVRSVLAGETPAAVLARRLEVPVRVVDMALDCDPAELPAEVAGHRVRRGSGRIDVEDALTAEEAEQALRAGMAVADEEADSGTDLVVLGDVSVGGTTPAATLVAALCGTDASVVTGRGGEPIDDLAWMRKCAVVRDALRRARPVLGDQLELLAAVGGADVAAMTGFLLQCAVRRTPVILDGVVASAAALVAQRVAFRAPDWWLAGHDSGEPAQSKALDRMALDPLLSHGVKVGEGAGALLALPLVQAAAALAAELPERKPEAAETSAAPETTEAPAEG